The DNA window GATCACTCCGTTTGCCGTCACCGGCAAACTGACGGCCCCTGACCGGACTCTCGACGGTCTCGCCTATGTGGAGACGACCCATCCCGGGGATGCGGCTGCAGTGGCCTTCCTTTCGCAACTGAAAGGGAGCCCGGTGATCGTCGAGGCGCAGGGGTCGGACTACACCTACGCCGCCCGGATCTCTTCGTTCACTGGCCTCCCGGCGATCATCGGCTGGACTTTCCACGAGTATATGTGGCGCGGGGACTACGGTCCGGTATCAGAACGGATGGCCGATGTGAAGACGATCTATCAGGATCCTTCACAGACGGTATCACTGATGAAGAAGTATAATGCCACCCTCCTCTATGTCGGGGAGACCGAATGGACCACCTATCAGGTCTCGCTCCCGACCACCGGGCTCAAGCAGATCTACTCCGGGCAGGGCGTTCAGATCTATCAACTGGCCTGATCCATCTCTTATCTTTTTTGTCGACGGAGGGGATCGATCCGGTTTGAATGCACAGGATCCAGGGGTTCGCACTGTTGGTCTTCTGTGTCAGATCCCGGGTCAGAGGGATGATCCGGACGGGCGAGGATCTCCTGGATTCTGGGGAAAATTCAGGTAGATCACCAGGTCCCTGGCCTCCAGTTACAAACCTTTATGTGTGGCTAAAAGAGAAAGATATGGACACATCGGCGACTGACTGATGAGTGATGAAGGAGACTACGCAATCCTGAATGAGGTGAGTTATGTCAAAAGCATACGTAACATTTGATTCTCCAGAGGAGATCCAGAACAAGGCCCTTGAAGCCCTTGAAATTGCCCGGGATACCGGGAAGGTCAAGAAAGGGTCCAATGAAGCGACAAAAGCTATCGAACGATCCATTGCTCAGCTGGTCCTGATCGGCGCAGATGTGGAGCCAGAAGAGATTGTGATGCATCTGGCCCCACTCTGTGATGAGAAGCACATCCCGTACATCTTTATCGGGAAGCAGAACGATATCGGAGCCGCCAGCGGCCTGACTGTTGCCTCGACTGCTGCAGCGATTGTGAAGCCTGGAAAGGCAAAAGAACTCGTCGACGAGATCACGGCCCAGCTCACTGAGTTAAGGGGGTAATGTCCGATGGCAGATGAAGGCACGCCAGCGGAAGTGATCGAGGTGATCGGGTCCACAGGGATGCACGGAGAAGCCATGCAGGTCAAATGCCGTATCCTTGACGGTTCCAACAAGGGGCGGATCATCACCAGAAACACCGTCGGTCCAATCCGCGAAGGGGACATCCTGATGCTCCTCGAGACCGAACGTGAAGCAAAAAAACTCTCCAGGCGGTGAAGTAAATGGTTGAAATGCATACCTGTACGTTCTGCGGTGAAGGGCTCGAACCCGGAACCGGCAAGATGTTCGTCCGCAGGGATGGTTCTATCTATTACTTCTGCAGCACCAAGTGCCAGAATAACTTCAAGCTCGGAAGAGCTCCGCGCCGGGTCGCTTGGACCAAGGCCGGCAGAAAGGCACTCGGTAAGGAGTGAATGAGATGGACCGGACCTTTGTGATGATCAAGCCCGATGGAGTCCAGCGCGGCTTAATCGGGCAGATCGTCGCCCGGCTTGAGGACAAGGGGCTGAAGATGGTGGCCGCACGATTTGAGCGGCTCGCTGAGGCGACGGTGAATGAACACTACCGTGAGCACATCGAACGGTCGTTCTATCCCTCGCTCAAGCAGTATATCATGAGCGGTCCCTGTTTCCTGATGGTCTGGGAGGGAAAGAATGCGGCTGCGGTGGTCAGAACGCTGACCGGCGCAACCAACCCATCCGAGGCCGCTCCTGGCACTATCAGGGGCGATTACGGTCTTGACATCGGTAGGAATGTGATCCATGCGTCCGACGCTCCTGAGAGCGCCGCACGCGAGATTGCACTTCACTTCCCGGGCACCGGACAGGTCACCTATACACGGATCGATGAACCGGTCCTGTATGAGTGAACCCGCACTTTTTTTAATATGACTCTGTCTGCTTTCAACAGCTGGCGCTCTCTTCTGAAGAATAATGACGATAACTGAGGTGATCCACTGCCATGGACATCAGTATGTCCTGGCCACGCACAAGACCACGTTTGAGGTGACCACCGAGCCCTCGTTGACCCTGCAGGGCGACTGCATCATCGGCGTCGGGGCTGACCGGGCAGGCCCTGATCTCTCATCTGAGTTTAAGAGAGCGCTGGCCACAGATGGGGCGGTACTGATCACAACGCTGGCCTGCGATGGGATCTCCGTGGTCGTCAGGTCCCGGGGTGGTTCTGGACTGGACCTTTCCCACCAGACCGACCTGGTATGGCGCCGGTCTCCGTTCACCTGCAGCCGGACGATCGGAGTCTACGCGGATCATGTGGCCCGGACCCTGCCCAGAGATCTGATCGCCAGCCTTCAGAACGGGGCCCCGCTTGAGGTGACGCTGACCGTCCTCTCTGCTGTTGAGGCCGTCAGTCAATCCCTCCCGAGCTGACTGATCTTCATCTCGGCCGTCTCGAGCATCCCCTCGCACTGTTTCACCAGCAGGGCCCCGCGCTCATACAGGGCGATGCTCTCGTCGAGGCTGGTCTCATCGTCCTCGATCTTCTGCACGATAGATTTCAATTCCTTCAGCAACTCTTCATATGTTTCTGTCATAGGTGACCTCCTTTATCTTCGCGATCCCGGTTCCGTCCGCCAGCCTCAGTAATACCTGGTCTCCTTTGCTGATCTGATGTGCCGAGGTGATCGGTTGGTTCTCCCGTTCGACCATACAGTAGCCACGGTTGAGCAGCCTGAGCGGATCGCCGGCTTCCACCATCGCCCGCTGTTCCCTGACCTCCAACCGTCTTCTTTCCATCCCGACCGTGAGGGCACGGTCGAGCCATTCGGAGAGTGTGGCGAGATCCTCTCTCCGCCGGTTCATCAGTCGTTCAAGCCGAGCAGGGTGAAGTCGCTCTCTGAGGGTAGTGACCTCGGTTGAGCCCTTCTGTACCCTCCGTATCAGGTGATCGATCAGGTGCTGCCGGCAGGTCAACAGTTCGCTGATCAGTTCTCCCCGGTCCGGGACGACCAGTTCCGCTGCTGCAGAGGGGGTCGGGGCACGCAGGTCTGCAGCCAGGTCACAGAGGGTTACATCGACCTCATGGCCGACCGCACTGACCACCGGGGTTATACACCCTGCGACTGCCCGGACGACGTCGGGGTGGTTGAATGGGAAGAGGTCCTCGAACGAGCCTCCTCCCCGGGCGACGATGATCACATCCACCCTGGTATCGACCCTCCTGATGGCCGCCGCGATCTCAAGGTGAGCCGTCTCCCCCTGTACGACCGTCGGGGAGACGATCAGGGTCAGGGGGAACCGCCGGCTGATCACATTCCTGATGTCCTGCAGGACGGCGCCGGTCGACGAGGTGACCACGCCCACGACCTTCGGAAACCGGGGGAGCGGTCGTTTTCTTTCGGCTGCGAAGAGCCCCTCTGCATCGAGTTCCCGCTTCCACCGTTCGACGAGGAGGTGCTTCTCCCCCTCCCCTGTCCGTCGAACCTCCCTGGCATAGAACTGATACCGCCCCTGCGGTGGGTACAACCCGATCGATCCAAAGATCTGGACATTCATCCCATTGGCCAGATCGATCCCGATCCGGGCCGCATCACTCCGCCAGATCACACACTGGATTGTCGAGACCTTTCCGAACCGTTCCTCTGAAAGGGAGAAGTAGCGATGGCCTGAACTGTGGTGGGTATAGTTGGTGATCTCCCCGCGGACCCAGATCTCCTGAAGCCGTTGATCGCCGAGGAGGGTCTCGATCAGCCCGGAGATCTCGGATACGCCGAGCGTTCGGGGTTCCTCGCGGGGCGCGATCTGGTCGAAGGTTAACTGGCCCTGTCTTCCTGCCATTACGTTCAATAGGATGTACTCCGTATCACCTATATCTATGGTTCGCTCTTCCGTTGCGAGCATGTTCTTTCACGAGTCCACGCTCTCTGAAATCTTCGCCACCGTCGCCGCTTCATCTCTCGATACCATGGAGTTCTGGCCTGAGACCCCTTCGTTCTGGCTCTACGGCATGCCGATGGACCTGCTGGATAGATGCCGTTCCCTCTACTCCTCGATGGATCCGATGACCGTGCATGTCCCGATCCTCGACCTGAATCCCTGCTCCATGAATCCCAAGGTGGCTGCGGCGTCC is part of the Methanosphaerula palustris E1-9c genome and encodes:
- the xseA gene encoding exodeoxyribonuclease VII large subunit, with protein sequence MAGRQGQLTFDQIAPREEPRTLGVSEISGLIETLLGDQRLQEIWVRGEITNYTHHSSGHRYFSLSEERFGKVSTIQCVIWRSDAARIGIDLANGMNVQIFGSIGLYPPQGRYQFYAREVRRTGEGEKHLLVERWKRELDAEGLFAAERKRPLPRFPKVVGVVTSSTGAVLQDIRNVISRRFPLTLIVSPTVVQGETAHLEIAAAIRRVDTRVDVIIVARGGGSFEDLFPFNHPDVVRAVAGCITPVVSAVGHEVDVTLCDLAADLRAPTPSAAAELVVPDRGELISELLTCRQHLIDHLIRRVQKGSTEVTTLRERLHPARLERLMNRRREDLATLSEWLDRALTVGMERRRLEVREQRAMVEAGDPLRLLNRGYCMVERENQPITSAHQISKGDQVLLRLADGTGIAKIKEVTYDRNI
- the ndk gene encoding nucleoside-diphosphate kinase, with the protein product MDRTFVMIKPDGVQRGLIGQIVARLEDKGLKMVAARFERLAEATVNEHYREHIERSFYPSLKQYIMSGPCFLMVWEGKNAAAVVRTLTGATNPSEAAPGTIRGDYGLDIGRNVIHASDAPESAAREIALHFPGTGQVTYTRIDEPVLYE
- a CDS encoding 30S ribosomal protein S28e, whose amino-acid sequence is MADEGTPAEVIEVIGSTGMHGEAMQVKCRILDGSNKGRIITRNTVGPIREGDILMLLETEREAKKLSRR
- the xseB gene encoding exodeoxyribonuclease VII small subunit, giving the protein MTETYEELLKELKSIVQKIEDDETSLDESIALYERGALLVKQCEGMLETAEMKISQLGRD
- a CDS encoding 50S ribosomal protein L24e, producing the protein MVEMHTCTFCGEGLEPGTGKMFVRRDGSIYYFCSTKCQNNFKLGRAPRRVAWTKAGRKALGKE
- a CDS encoding DUF371 domain-containing protein, with translation MTITEVIHCHGHQYVLATHKTTFEVTTEPSLTLQGDCIIGVGADRAGPDLSSEFKRALATDGAVLITTLACDGISVVVRSRGGSGLDLSHQTDLVWRRSPFTCSRTIGVYADHVARTLPRDLIASLQNGAPLEVTLTVLSAVEAVSQSLPS
- the rpl7ae gene encoding 50S ribosomal protein L7Ae produces the protein MSKAYVTFDSPEEIQNKALEALEIARDTGKVKKGSNEATKAIERSIAQLVLIGADVEPEEIVMHLAPLCDEKHIPYIFIGKQNDIGAASGLTVASTAAAIVKPGKAKELVDEITAQLTELRG